GAGAAGAAAATATGTTAACGGCATCAAGATTGCACTCTCGTTTTTCTGTTCCAGGAATCCACTGTGTGTACCTGAATCTCGACCAGGTAAATGGGCTCCATGAGTCTTGGCTGTGCAGTGAGCACAGAGGCATACAGAACTCTACGGGCTGTGGGAATGATCTGACCGCCACCTCTATGGATGGCATCAGCGTGAAGAGTGACATCATGAATGTCAAAACGGACTGCCCGCATGTTCTCCTCACAGAGTGCACCCTGGTAAGGTAAcacaaaattgttttattataatcCAAACTGTATGAATGTCCAAGCATGAATTAAAATACATAACCTATCTTTACTCACTTCTTTTGTTGCCCACTGGAAACCAGCCACTACACTGTCCTTTATCTCATTCAGATACTGAACTCCCTTTGTGACATCCACAAGGATGTTGGGCCCTGTGCCATCTGGTCCAAAGCACCAAATCTTACGGGCCTCGGCAACCTCCCACTCATATTTCTCAGAAAGGTAGCGAGCTCTCTGTTTGAGCTCCTGCCGAGAGGTCACTTCACCCTTATCAATGTCCTCGGCCAAGCCATCTGAGAGGGGCCTGGATTTCATGTACAGGCGATTGTGCTTGTTGGGAGACTTGGACAAGCAAACTTGGTCTGATTCATCACTGACGGTTTCACGATATGACACTACTGGGTCTGATTTCTGCAAAAAATCACCTTAAACTGTTAGtggagaagaatagagtaaaaaatgtCTGTACACTCTTCAGTATTGTCATCCAAGCGCTACCTTCAGAGGGATGCAGGCATGATCTTCCTCAAGGTCTTTTAGGCAAATCTCCAGATGAAGCTCTCCAGCACCTGCCACAATGTGCTCACCGGACTCTTCGATGATACACTAGCAGAATGTGGAAAACAACTTGTATTTGTTATTGGGAAGACTGAATTGTTTATACCGTCTTATTACACCACCAAGATATTCACCTGAACCATGGGATCAGACTTGGCCAAACGTTTGAGACCCTCCACCAACTTTGGCAGATCTGCTGGGTTCTTGGCCTCCACAGCGACTCTCACCACAGGACTAACACTGAACTTCATTACACGCATGTTGTGAGCATGTTCAAAAGTGGAAATGGTGCCAGTCTTGACCAGGAACTGATCAACCCCAACCAAACCGACAATGTTTCCGCATGGCACATCTTCAATGGGCTCTACATAGCGACCCATCATCAGGATAGTTCTGGGGAGACCATTGGGTAATGATCATCAAACCAAATCAAGTGAAGATGGcttatactgtatatgtaaTTGACAGCAGCAAACCTTTGGATTGGCTTAATGTACAAGTCCTCCTTCTTTCCTGGTGTGAAGTTCGGGCCCATGATGCGTACCTTCTGCCCTGTAGAAACAATACCAGAGAAGACACGGCCAAAGGCATAGAATCTACCCTTATCGGTGGTTGGCACCATCTTGGAGATGTACATCATGAGAGGAGCTTTCGGATCGCAGTTCTTTACACCTGGAAAGTCAAAAGAGGAATCTGAAAATGTTGGAGAGAAAAGCACATCTCTTTGAAGTGTAGAACACCTCACAATATAGTGACTCACCCATAGCAGCCTCATCATCTCCAGGACCCTCGTAAAGCAGTTCACAGCGGTACTTTTGGGCAGTGACAGGAGAAGGAAGATGGATGGTAATCATCTGGAGCAAAGCATCACCTGCAGGCAACCAGCGGCGCATCACAGCCTGGAAACATTCGAAAAACCATGTGTCAACAACATTACCAGTTGAGTAAGGGTGCAGGTTCTCAAAAGTAATTTTTTCGAGTTGTTTAGGTATTCAGCTCTACCTTAAGTAGAGGTTTTCCTTCTTTTTCTTTGTCCTCTGCATCAAGCTTTACTTCAAGTTTCTCAATCAGTTTCTGGGTCTCTTCTTTTTTGAAATTCATAATAGCATCAAAAACCTGTGGAAAGAGTTCAAATGAGAGAGTAATTGCAAATGAGTGGTAGTAGCAGGAGACGAGTGATAAGAAGAAGAACTGATTCAAACACAAACCTTAAAGATTGGATCCAAGACAAGTTGGCAGAAAGTACGAGGAAGCTTCTTGCCATCTGCATTGGTTGATGATTTGCTGAATTTTCCACAAGAGGGATCGAAGTACCTGAAAAAGACggctttaaattaaaaaagattTCATATATACACGCAATTTATACTGGAAATCACATGGTTGATTTGTACTTGTGCAGTTGTGATCTAATGTCTCCTTTATAACACAAGACACTTACTTGTCTCCCCAAAGCTTTCTCATCATCTCCTCCACTTTCCTTGCCCGTTCTGCTGGAGGGAGgtctgtttttttcttatctCCTTTGGCAGCAAACTTGGCCACATACATCTCAGCAAATTGCTTCAGAGTAAAAGCCCAGCCATGGAGACCTGACCCAAATCCCACAGTCCCAACCACAGGATCCACCTAAGGTACCCCAGAAACCAATTGGAAACAgataaataaaagcaaatatttTGCTCATAAAGTTGACTTTTTAGTACAAACTGTTACCATAATGTTTCCCATTGGTCCACTCTCTCCTTCACCATAGGTTGAGATGATAACATTAACGTTCTCCACAATCCGCTGGAAGGTTTGGAAAAGCTCATCGGGTTCCAGCTGCAGCTCAAGGAGGGCACGGTCCATCTTGTTCATCATCAAGACAGGCTTGATGCGCTCTGCTATGGCTTGTCTCAAGACGGTCTCAGTCTGCACACAAACACCTGTGGAACAAGTCAGATTTcaccttttttaaaaatcactttttGGTCTGACACATAAATCTTGTCGCTCAAAGTTTCATGATGAAACTATTTGTatggtttaaaaaatattttttaaatgttacatttagcGGAGTGCCTTTAAAATCACCTGATACGTGTCTGAATGTATATTGCCTTAAAGGGGACCAAAATACTCcatagatcatttattataccatgttgtaaatgtccatttttgagtgaaaggaaaaacatgttgtttttgtgcatgtatttttaaatgcaaatgagcttctgCTTCCCACCCCACTTTCTAGAAGAGGCCGGAGCCTACAGCTCGTGCCTCGGATACTCGGAtacaaaacatctgtttggttttgattatcatctctatcACGGTTATGCTCAAATGAAACtgcagttcttcatcatcatgaaagtttattatctttaaaatacttaaagacttaataggctatttatttttaaacttaaacatttttatattttaatatggactacaacatgccctataATGATTGAAAattttctgattatttgttactgTTCAGTAACATTTAGTGACATAAGGCTTCATTAgttgacaatgaaaaatacttttattatagcatttaaaataacatttatcttagttaatgtttaataaccaatattaatgtttaataatcaaaagttgtaattattatttaatggacctgagttAAGACTAAGACTTTTTTAACTagcattaacaaaaaaataacactttctCTTACAAATGTAGCTATTACTCATTGTTAATCTTATTGTAAATGTTCAGATTtccttttgttaaataaaaagttCTTAAACATGTTATAGTATGACAgcacttttttttgcaatttatttcaatagcgtgataataccgtataccgtg
This DNA window, taken from Megalobrama amblycephala isolate DHTTF-2021 linkage group LG4, ASM1881202v1, whole genome shotgun sequence, encodes the following:
- the eef2l2 gene encoding elongation factor 2; the encoded protein is MVNFTVEQIREIMDKKSNIRNMSVIAHVDHGKSTLTDSLVCKAGIIASARAGETRFTDTRKDEQERCITIKSTAISLYYELSENDSAFIRQSRDGYGFLINLIDSPGHVDFSSEVTAALRVTDGALVVVDCVSGVCVQTETVLRQAIAERIKPVLMMNKMDRALLELQLEPDELFQTFQRIVENVNVIISTYGEGESGPMGNIMVDPVVGTVGFGSGLHGWAFTLKQFAEMYVAKFAAKGDKKKTDLPPAERARKVEEMMRKLWGDKYFDPSCGKFSKSSTNADGKKLPRTFCQLVLDPIFKVFDAIMNFKKEETQKLIEKLEVKLDAEDKEKEGKPLLKAVMRRWLPAGDALLQMITIHLPSPVTAQKYRCELLYEGPGDDEAAMGVKNCDPKAPLMMYISKMVPTTDKGRFYAFGRVFSGIVSTGQKVRIMGPNFTPGKKEDLYIKPIQRTILMMGRYVEPIEDVPCGNIVGLVGVDQFLVKTGTISTFEHAHNMRVMKFSVSPVVRVAVEAKNPADLPKLVEGLKRLAKSDPMVQCIIEESGEHIVAGAGELHLEICLKDLEEDHACIPLKKSDPVVSYRETVSDESDQVCLSKSPNKHNRLYMKSRPLSDGLAEDIDKGEVTSRQELKQRARYLSEKYEWEVAEARKIWCFGPDGTGPNILVDVTKGVQYLNEIKDSVVAGFQWATKEGALCEENMRAVRFDIHDVTLHADAIHRGGGQIIPTARRVLYASVLTAQPRLMEPIYLVEIQCPEQVVGGIYGVLNRKRGHVFEESQVAGTPIFVVKAYLPVNESFGFTADLRSNTGGQAFPQCVFDHWQILPGDPYDINSKPSQVVAETRKRKGLKEGIPALDNFLDKL